From the genome of Nitrospira sp. CR1.1:
TGGAACCTGCGGAGCTGTCGTTACTTTTTCTTGTGCGGGCTTCACAGAAACAGCGGCCGGCTCAACCTGCTTCGGGGGTGGAGCAATGGGAGGCGGAAGCTCGGCAGCCGGGCGTGAAGCCGGTTCCTTCGAATCCTTGGCAAACGGGGCACTCTTTTTACTGACAGTCGGCGCGTCCGACCCGGAGCGCCGCACCAACGTAGAAGTCTGTTCACGGCTCAGCAAAAATACCAACGTCGCAATGGCAACCGCGATCGCCACCCCCACCGCCTTCCGGTTGGCTTTGCGGCGGCGCTCTTCTTCTACCTGCCGTTGCCGCAACCGTTCCCGCTCACCCTGCTTTTCGTAAAATGCCCCGGCGGACTGAACAAATCGATGGATGGCATCTTCTTCATCCAGCCCCAGTGACCGCGCATAGGACCGGACAAATCCGCGCGCAAAGACCTGGTCGGGCAATTTGGCAAAATTTCCCTCTTCGAGGGCTTTGACAAAGTCCGTGCGGATTCGGGTCTTCGAGGCGACCTCATCCACGGTCAGACCTTTGGTCTCACGAACCTGCCGAAAAAATTCACCCACTGATTCCATGATTTCCGCCTATGGTTTGAGCTTACCGAGGAGTTCCTGCGCCGCAGCTGCCTGCTCTCCGCCTTTATCCAGCGTCGACACCTTCGACAGGGCCTCACGCGCCCGCACATCAAATCCAAGCTTGTGGTACACGCGCGCCAGTTCCAACTGCAGCATCGCGGGCGGCACATTGGGCGGCGTGACGGTCGTCGCGTCTTCCAAGACCTCCATCGCCCCCTGCAGATCACCCTCGTGCATCAAGGCTTTCCCCAGCTGGAAGCGCGCCAGGTCAGGCGTGGGATAGAGAGGATTGCTGAGAGCTTGCCGGTAGGCCGCGATGGCGTCCTTCCACCGGTCCTGACTGGCCAGGACCTGGCCGAGGTAGGTATTGGCCTCCGCATAGTCGCCGTCGATGCGAATGGCTTCGCGGAAGGATTCTTCGGCGAGCTTGAGTCGTCCTTGCGAGGCATAGATATGCCCCAGACCGTAGTGCGCTTCTTTATTCTCAGGATTCAGCTTCACAGCTTTTTGAAACGACACATAGGCCTGCTGCTGGTCGGAACTCAGCCGGGCAACCCCTTCTTGGTAAAATCCTTTCGACTTACGCAGGTTCTCTTCGTTAGCGCACCCGCCAAAGACAGACAGTCCCAGCAACAGCAGGATACAGGAAGACCCCGGAATGCCCCAGGCCCTGCTTGTCCGATTCCGATGTCGATCAGCGACCATCATGCGCCGATATCCTCAAAATGCGTGAGCCGCTTGAACTCTTTGAAACGCGCCTCAATCTCTTTGTAATCTAGGATCCTCAATCGGTCAAGGCTAAAGGCTTCTACCGTAAATGAGGCCATCACGCTACCGAAGATAATCGCTTGCCGCATGGCATCGGCTGAACGGTTTCCCGTGGCGGCCAGATATCCCAGAAACCCTCCAGCAAAGGTATCGCCGGCGCCGGTCGGGTCACGCACGTCATCCAGCGGAAATGCCGGCGCGCCAAACACCTGCTTGTCGTTGAACATCAACACACCATATTCGCCTCGCTTGACGATGAGGTGCTTGGGCCCACGCGCCAGAATTTTCTTAGCGACCTTGACCAGATTGGTATCCTCACCCAGGGCCCGCGCCTCGCCGTCGTTGATAATGAGAATGTCGATGTGCTGCAGGACGTTCCAGAGCGCGTCACGTTTCCCGTTGATCCAGAAATTCATCGTATCGCAGGCAACCAGCGCCGGCCGCTTCACCTGCTGCAGCACATCAAGTTGTAAATTCGGATCGATATTTCCCAGAAAGAGCACATCGGGCGTGCTGTATTGGGGGGGGATCTTCGGACGGAAGGTTTCAAAGACGTTCAGCTTGGTATCGAGCGTCTGCGCTTCGTTTAATTGATGCGAATAGGCGCCTTTCCAGCGGAACGTCGAGCCAGGCCGCCGCTCCAATCCCGTCAAATCAATCTTGCGGCTTTTCAGAAACGCGACATGTTGTTCCGGAAAATCCTCGCCGACGACTGCGATCAGATCAACCGACGTGAAATAACTGGCCGCCGTTGAAAAATACGTCGCGGATCCGCCAAGCACTTCGGCGACCTCGCCGAAAGGAGTTTTCACGGTATCCAGCGCCACCGAGCCCACTACCAGCAATTTACCCATGCCTCACCGTTTTCCTTTCTGCGTCCGCACATAGGGAGCGATCAAGAGATTCAAGCGTCGTTTTGCTGAAGCAGACATTTTGTCCGGAGCGGTGACCAGCGCCGTGGCCAACGCTCGCCGGCAACCGCAAGCCCGGGCTGGATCCAGCTTGGGCACCGCAACCTTCAACACATCCTTGGCCAAGGCCACGTTCCGATGCAACGTGGACAGGATCGCCTCAACGGTGACCGCCTCTTCGGTCTCATGCCAGCAGTCGTAGTCGGTCGCCAGCGCCATTGTGGCGTAACACAGTTCAGCCTCGCGGGCGAGTTTGGCTTCCGGCATGTTGGTCATCCCGATGACATCCACTCCCCACTGCCGATACAAGCGAGATTCCGCCTTGGTCGAAAACTGCGGGCCTTCCATACACACATAGGTCCCACCGCGCTGAAGCGTCGCACCCACAGATCGTCCCGCCGCCTCCAACACATCGGCTAAAGAGGAGCAGACCGGCTCGCTGAAGCCAACATGCGCCACGATGCCCTCGTCGAAAAACGTCGAAACCCGCCGCTTCGTGAGATCGATAAATTGGTCGGGCAACACCACGTGGCCTGGCTGAATAGTTTCCTTCATGCTTCCGACGGCGCTGATCGAGATGATTTGCGTCACCCCTAATGACTTCAGCGCATAAATATTCGCGCGATAATTGATACTACCGGGATTGATCCGGTGCCCGCGTCCATGCCGGGATAGAAAGGCCACTCCCATGCCTCCCAGGACCCCGACCACGATGGCATCCGACGGCGCGCCGAACGGCGTACGGAGACGCACTTCGCGGACCTGCTCCAGTCCTTCGACCTGGTACAACCCGCTCCCGCCGATGATACCGACGGCCGGCTGAACGGCCTTCTTCGATTTCCTCATGATGCCGATTCCATTTCTATGGTCAGCGACGCGTGCCTATCCGGCGAGCGCCGCTGATCTAATTTCTGGACAAATGAATGAACGGTTTCCATGAGACGCCCGGCCACGTCCTCCGGTGCCTCCTGCTCACTCAGCAACCACCACTGCAGACCCGGCTCCTTCCGGAACCACGTCAACTGACGTTTGGCGTAATGTCTGGTATCGCGCTTCAATAGACGCAACGCTTCGGCGCGACCATAGTCGCCGGCCAGATACCCCGCGACCTGCTGGTACCCCAACCCCTTCATGGCGCCCGTCTCACGCCTGTATCCCTTAGCGAGCAACTGCGCGGTTTCTTCCACGACTCCTCGCGCAAACATCGCCTCCACCCGCTCGTCGATCCGCCGGTACAGCTGTGCGCGCTCGCGGTTCAATCCGATCATGAGCACGGAGAACGGTTGTTCGGCAAACCGATGTTCCTGCTGAACATCCGACAGCCGTCGTCCCGACAGATGAAACACTTCAAGCGCCCGCACGATTTTCACCTCGTCGTGGGGATGCAGCCGCGCTGCCAGTTCGGGATCGACCCGCGCCAATTCGGCATGCAGGAAGGATCGTCCCTGCCCCTGGGCCCTCTGCAACAGGGAGGCGCGAAACGCCTGGTCCGCCCGCGGCGCATCACAGAGTCCGTGAATCAACGTCCGCACGTAGAGCCCGGTCCCGCCAACGATCAATGGCAGCCGCCGTTCCCCGTACAGCCGTTCTATTTCCTGCAAGGCCAGCTGGCGATATTGCCCGGCATTAAACGACCCGTCAGGATCGACCAGATCGATGAGGCGATGCGGCACCCCCTGCCGCTGCGTCACGGTCGGCTTATCCGTCGCAACATCCATCCCGCGATAGACCTGGCGCGAATCCGCCGTCAACAGATCCGTCTCCAAGCTGCGGGCCAGCCGGAGCCCGATCTCGCTTTTCCCCACGGCGGTCGGCCCGACCAGCACCACCAGCGGCCGCGACGCCAGGACGGATTCGGTAAGCCGGACCATACGTCTCTGCGTCCTCCGCTTAGGCGCGATCGAACAACCGAGCCAGTTCGTCGCCTGACAGCCGGAACGCCACACGCCGTCCATGCGGACAGGTCATGATCAGTCCCTCTGCAACCCAATCCCGCACCAACTGTGTGATTTCGGGTAACGCCAGGGATCGGCCGGCCCGAACGGCCGCATGGCACGCCAGCGATGCCAGGATCGGTTTCACCTTCGTCTCGAGCGAGGAAATTGAATCCCACTGTTCGAGATCATCAATCAGGTCTTGCACTAAGGCGGCCAAATCGGGATGTCCTAACATGATCGGCAGACTGCGGATCAGAAACGACGAGGGCCCGAACGGCTCGATGAGCAACCCGAGCCGTTCCAGTTCCGGCACATGCCGCTGCAAAATGACGGCTTGCTGCACCGGCAACTCCAGGGTTTCCGGCAACAGCAACGGTTGGGAAGTGACCGTGCGCCCTTGCCAAGCTCGCCAGAGCCTCTCGAACAGCACGCGCTCATGCGCCGTATGCTGATCGACGACTTGAAGCTCGTTCCCGACCTGCGCGATCAGATACGTACGGTTTATTTGCCCGAGGGCAAGAATATCCGAAGAGGCACTCGACGCGTACGCTGTGCTCCCCTCTCCCACAAAAGAGGTTTGGCTCTCCCGTGAGGCAGGCGGCGTCACACAGGCCTGTGGCCTCGCCATCGATTCATGGGGGGTGCCGATGGATTCAGTATGTCCGCTTTCAGGTAACGATGTGATCGAGGGGACTACTCCGGTCATTTGAGCATGGACAACCCCTGCCATCGACGATTCCACCTGTGCCCGGCCAAGCGTCTGGCGCACGGCGGAGCGGACCAACTGGTGGATTTGCTCGGTATCCGCGAAGCGAACCTCGCGTTTGGTGGGATGCACATTCACATCCACCCGGTGGGGTTCCACATCCAGAAACAACACAAACAGCGGCGCATGGCCCTTGGCCAGAAAGGAGCTGTAGCCATCAACGACGGCGTGTTGCACCGTGCTGTTTTTGATGGGACGACGATTGACGAATAACTCCTGCGGCGTCCGGCCAGCGCGGGCCCGGACCGGATCGACGATGAACCCCTTCAGCGACAGGCCGTTGCGCTCGACATCGACGGCTAAGGCCCGCTCACCAAACGCGGCTCGGTACACCTGCAGCACTCGATCACGCGGCGAGGACACGGCGGGCAGGGCAAAGACTTCGTATCCGTTGTGTACCAGGCGCATATACACCTGCGGCCAGGCTAACGCGGCCTGCTGAACCACATGGCTGATATGCGAAAACTCGGTCGTGGTGGATTTGAGAAACTTCCGGCGGGCCGGCGTATTGAAGAACAGTTCCGACACTTCAATCGAGGTGCCGGGGATCGCCGCCGCATCCTCTACACGGGTGATGGTTCCTCCCGTGAGCCAGAGCTGGGCGCCCACGTGATCATTGCGGGCCACTGTGGTCAGACGGATTTTCGAGACGGCGGCAATACTCGGGAGGGCTTCCCCTCGAAATCCCATCGTGCGAACAGCGCCGAGCTGCTGATCCGACTGGAGTTTACTCGTGGCATGCCGCTCGAAGGCCAGAGAGGCATCACCACGCGACATGCCCTCGCCGTCGTCGCTGACCCGAATCAGCCCGAGGCCTCCGTCTTTGATCTCAACGGTAATCGAGCTACTGCCGGCATCGAGGCTGTTTTCGAGTAATTCTTTCACCACTGCGGCCGGGCGTTCGACGACTTCGCCGGCCGCGATGCGTCCGATGACGTCGCTTGGGAGAACCCGAATCTTTCCCACGTTACTGGCGATGTCCATGGGAGGAAGCGCCCCCTGCGAGGTGAGTGGAGGATGGCTCAGCGGAGAGGAGAGCGGCCCAAAACCGCAGGGTCATCGAATCTCGGCCATCTTCGTCTTCGCGAGCTTGGCTTCGTCCGATGTGGAATACTCCTCAATGACCCGCTTGAGATACTTGCGAGATTTTGCGGTATCTCCGGTTTCAGCCGCTGAGAGGCCCAGTTTAAACAGCGCGGCCGGCACCTTCTCATTGCCCGCATACTCATTCACCACGTGCTCAAACGACTGCATGGCACGGATGTAATCCTTCTGACCGTAATACGATTCTCCCAGCCAATAATGCGCATTGGGTGTCAGTGAGGTCGAAGGAAAATCCTTGATGAAGTGCTGAAACCCGCCGACCGCCAAATCAAACTTCCCGTTGAGGTAGTCGTTATACGCCAGGTTGAACGCCGAGGTCGGAGTGATCGACGGGACACCCGGTATGATGGATGGAACTTCGATTGGTCCCGATGGCTTCGAGGTACGTGCCTGACGGCTGGCTTCTGCGAGCGCCACATCTGACCGGATAGACGCTGCTTGCGCCAACTGCGCTTCCTCTATCTTGGCCAACCGCCCCTCCAGCTTTTGAAGTCGGGCCAGAGCCTCGTCCAAACGCAATTTCCCGCCTTCCGGCTCGCGCACCCGCTCAAGCGATTCCAGCCGGCGCTGCATCGCCTCGAATCGCTTCTGTTCCTGATCCTGTGCCCGAGCAATGATGGAGATCTGATCCCGGATCTCTAGGAAATCGGCATGTTTTGCACAGCCCGCCACCACCAGTCCGCAGGCCAGCGTGGCACTCACCCGCACTACCCTCACAAATCGGAGCTTCATCGTTAGTGCAACTCCTTTAGTTGATTCAATTTGTCCATGGCCTTATTGGCCTCCGGAGATCTCGGATAGAGGTCGATCACCTGTTTCAGAGCGGAAGCCGCTTTTTTCCGATCCTTCAGCGCCAGGTAGGCATACCCTTTTTTCAGGAGGGCCGCCGGCACTTTTTCGCTGGCAGGATGATTCAACTGCACTTGATCATAGGCATCGATGGCGCGCGAATAATCCTTTTTGCCGTAAAACGATTCGCCCAACCAAAAGCGGGCGTTGGGAGCCAGGTCAGAGTGCGGATGCTGAACGAGAAACTC
Proteins encoded in this window:
- a CDS encoding sugar kinase, which codes for MGKLLVVGSVALDTVKTPFGEVAEVLGGSATYFSTAASYFTSVDLIAVVGEDFPEQHVAFLKSRKIDLTGLERRPGSTFRWKGAYSHQLNEAQTLDTKLNVFETFRPKIPPQYSTPDVLFLGNIDPNLQLDVLQQVKRPALVACDTMNFWINGKRDALWNVLQHIDILIINDGEARALGEDTNLVKVAKKILARGPKHLIVKRGEYGVLMFNDKQVFGAPAFPLDDVRDPTGAGDTFAGGFLGYLAATGNRSADAMRQAIIFGSVMASFTVEAFSLDRLRILDYKEIEARFKEFKRLTHFEDIGA
- a CDS encoding tetratricopeptide repeat protein, yielding MMVADRHRNRTSRAWGIPGSSCILLLLGLSVFGGCANEENLRKSKGFYQEGVARLSSDQQQAYVSFQKAVKLNPENKEAHYGLGHIYASQGRLKLAEESFREAIRIDGDYAEANTYLGQVLASQDRWKDAIAAYRQALSNPLYPTPDLARFQLGKALMHEGDLQGAMEVLEDATTVTPPNVPPAMLQLELARVYHKLGFDVRAREALSKVSTLDKGGEQAAAAQELLGKLKP
- the mutL gene encoding DNA mismatch repair endonuclease MutL, with the protein product MDIASNVGKIRVLPSDVIGRIAAGEVVERPAAVVKELLENSLDAGSSSITVEIKDGGLGLIRVSDDGEGMSRGDASLAFERHATSKLQSDQQLGAVRTMGFRGEALPSIAAVSKIRLTTVARNDHVGAQLWLTGGTITRVEDAAAIPGTSIEVSELFFNTPARRKFLKSTTTEFSHISHVVQQAALAWPQVYMRLVHNGYEVFALPAVSSPRDRVLQVYRAAFGERALAVDVERNGLSLKGFIVDPVRARAGRTPQELFVNRRPIKNSTVQHAVVDGYSSFLAKGHAPLFVLFLDVEPHRVDVNVHPTKREVRFADTEQIHQLVRSAVRQTLGRAQVESSMAGVVHAQMTGVVPSITSLPESGHTESIGTPHESMARPQACVTPPASRESQTSFVGEGSTAYASSASSDILALGQINRTYLIAQVGNELQVVDQHTAHERVLFERLWRAWQGRTVTSQPLLLPETLELPVQQAVILQRHVPELERLGLLIEPFGPSSFLIRSLPIMLGHPDLAALVQDLIDDLEQWDSISSLETKVKPILASLACHAAVRAGRSLALPEITQLVRDWVAEGLIMTCPHGRRVAFRLSGDELARLFDRA
- the miaA gene encoding tRNA (adenosine(37)-N6)-dimethylallyltransferase MiaA; the encoded protein is MVRLTESVLASRPLVVLVGPTAVGKSEIGLRLARSLETDLLTADSRQVYRGMDVATDKPTVTQRQGVPHRLIDLVDPDGSFNAGQYRQLALQEIERLYGERRLPLIVGGTGLYVRTLIHGLCDAPRADQAFRASLLQRAQGQGRSFLHAELARVDPELAARLHPHDEVKIVRALEVFHLSGRRLSDVQQEHRFAEQPFSVLMIGLNRERAQLYRRIDERVEAMFARGVVEETAQLLAKGYRRETGAMKGLGYQQVAGYLAGDYGRAEALRLLKRDTRHYAKRQLTWFRKEPGLQWWLLSEQEAPEDVAGRLMETVHSFVQKLDQRRSPDRHASLTIEMESAS
- the ybgF gene encoding tol-pal system protein YbgF, whose translation is MKLRFVRVVRVSATLACGLVVAGCAKHADFLEIRDQISIIARAQDQEQKRFEAMQRRLESLERVREPEGGKLRLDEALARLQKLEGRLAKIEEAQLAQAASIRSDVALAEASRQARTSKPSGPIEVPSIIPGVPSITPTSAFNLAYNDYLNGKFDLAVGGFQHFIKDFPSTSLTPNAHYWLGESYYGQKDYIRAMQSFEHVVNEYAGNEKVPAALFKLGLSAAETGDTAKSRKYLKRVIEEYSTSDEAKLAKTKMAEIR
- a CDS encoding DUF4115 domain-containing protein, whose translation is MESVGEFFRQVRETKGLTVDEVASKTRIRTDFVKALEEGNFAKLPDQVFARGFVRSYARSLGLDEEDAIHRFVQSAGAFYEKQGERERLRQRQVEEERRRKANRKAVGVAIAVAIATLVFLLSREQTSTLVRRSGSDAPTVSKKSAPFAKDSKEPASRPAAELPPPIAPPPKQVEPAAVSVKPAQEKVTTAPQVPAPVAVAKEPIPSDTATPLPPASMGSEGPLAGLSVDGPVESDGPLVLDLAATELSWVVVQVDSGSHQEALLRPGEKAQWKAQDQFTVTLGNAGGVRAELNGKPQKPFGPSGKVVRDVVIKR
- the mtnP gene encoding S-methyl-5'-thioadenosine phosphorylase, which produces MRKSKKAVQPAVGIIGGSGLYQVEGLEQVREVRLRTPFGAPSDAIVVGVLGGMGVAFLSRHGRGHRINPGSINYRANIYALKSLGVTQIISISAVGSMKETIQPGHVVLPDQFIDLTKRRVSTFFDEGIVAHVGFSEPVCSSLADVLEAAGRSVGATLQRGGTYVCMEGPQFSTKAESRLYRQWGVDVIGMTNMPEAKLAREAELCYATMALATDYDCWHETEEAVTVEAILSTLHRNVALAKDVLKVAVPKLDPARACGCRRALATALVTAPDKMSASAKRRLNLLIAPYVRTQKGKR